The following proteins are co-located in the Aurantiacibacter atlanticus genome:
- a CDS encoding thiolase family protein, whose translation MQEDLGLRDLGLLASIEGEGSSVIQMLQIATLAVQGGLAKRVACVFADAPISHNVNAGKTFAIPLPLTGIPGWEEQIGLFGATSAFGFVASRYTALFGATEEDFGEWALAERAWATGNDRAFLRQPLTMEEYLASRFVARPIRVMDCAYPVNGAVAFLVVCDDDMVDSKRVFIHGIGQGHSGCPAFGDLEPEFDNGAELAGKTAYAMAGVGPAEVSSAQFYAPFTCTGIVSLENYGFCDRGEGAAFTAEGRTAPGGSLPVNTGGGMLSGYYLQGATPLAEAIIQARGEGGDRQVRNDIVLATGLGGRQQHHAAAILSPHRSL comes from the coding sequence GTGCAGGAAGATCTGGGACTGCGCGACCTGGGCTTGCTGGCCTCGATCGAGGGGGAAGGTTCTTCTGTCATCCAGATGCTTCAGATCGCGACACTTGCAGTTCAGGGCGGTCTTGCGAAGCGGGTTGCGTGCGTTTTCGCAGACGCCCCGATTTCGCATAACGTCAATGCCGGTAAGACATTTGCTATCCCGCTCCCGCTTACGGGCATTCCTGGATGGGAAGAGCAGATCGGGTTGTTTGGAGCAACTTCCGCATTTGGTTTTGTGGCATCGCGATATACTGCCCTCTTCGGCGCAACGGAGGAAGATTTCGGCGAATGGGCGTTAGCTGAGCGAGCTTGGGCTACCGGCAATGACCGGGCCTTCCTGCGCCAACCGCTGACGATGGAAGAATACCTTGCGTCGCGGTTCGTGGCGCGACCGATCCGGGTTATGGATTGCGCTTATCCGGTAAACGGGGCTGTAGCCTTTCTGGTAGTATGTGACGATGATATGGTTGATTCCAAAAGAGTTTTTATCCACGGAATCGGTCAGGGGCATTCGGGCTGCCCGGCGTTTGGTGATCTGGAGCCGGAGTTCGATAACGGCGCTGAACTGGCTGGCAAGACAGCTTATGCAATGGCCGGAGTTGGACCTGCGGAGGTTTCCAGCGCCCAGTTCTATGCGCCGTTCACGTGCACCGGCATCGTATCCTTAGAAAACTACGGTTTTTGCGACCGTGGTGAAGGCGCGGCATTTACGGCGGAAGGGCGCACCGCACCGGGTGGCTCGTTGCCTGTAAATACTGGAGGGGGAATGCTGTCAGGTTATTACCTCCAAGGTGCCACGCCGCTGGCTGAGGCTATCATTCAAGCTCGCGGAGAGGGAGGAGATCGGCAAGTTCGGAACGATATCGTTCTCGCCACCGGGCTTGGCGGTCGACAGCAGCATCATGCCGCAGCAATATTAAGCCCGCATAGGAGCTTATGA
- a CDS encoding aromatic-ring-hydroxylating dioxygenase subunit beta: MNTAVQPRPAVSESDQKEIEAFLARESMYADESRYSDWESLVDDDMVYWVPTLDGARYEPGEKISIIFDNRSRVATRIRQLNTGTRHSQVPVSPMVRVQSNFLIEQIGEEEFSVKCNQVLHEYRIQSTRDLYTWPARVEYKLRRKPDGFRMYFKGVYLIAGSDALPGLPFII, encoded by the coding sequence GTGAACACTGCTGTACAACCTCGCCCGGCGGTGAGCGAATCCGACCAGAAAGAAATTGAAGCGTTTTTGGCACGCGAATCCATGTACGCTGACGAATCCCGCTATTCCGATTGGGAGTCGCTGGTCGACGACGATATGGTTTATTGGGTGCCTACACTTGACGGTGCTCGGTATGAACCGGGTGAAAAAATCTCGATCATCTTCGATAATCGTTCTCGTGTTGCAACGCGCATTCGTCAGCTGAACACCGGAACGCGGCATTCGCAGGTGCCTGTCTCTCCAATGGTGCGTGTGCAGAGCAATTTCCTGATCGAACAGATCGGGGAAGAAGAGTTTTCAGTGAAGTGCAATCAGGTGCTGCATGAGTACCGGATTCAATCCACACGCGATCTCTACACTTGGCCAGCACGGGTTGAGTACAAGCTCCGGCGTAAACCAGACGGTTTCCGGATGTACTTCAAAGGCGTCTATCTCATTGCCGGGTCCGATGCGCTGCCCGGACTCCCGTTCATTATCTAA
- a CDS encoding aromatic ring-hydroxylating oxygenase subunit alpha yields MSQTSSQQPPAGQPSYDSLILKDRIHGSLYTDPSIYEDEMQRIFREGWVYVCHETEIPKRGDFVRRRIAGDPIFAIRAADDRVNIFANRCAHRGNLLCTDDKGSARAIVCKYHGWAYDLDGKLVDVPYPAGLTCDRGELGLKALPRIDSYRGFYFASFAAEGISLREHLGQATQLIDRTCEMSPTGKLKLDAGWVQHRFRSNWKMLPENDVDGYHVNFVHPSFAEAIRSNYDSAAFKNEEEDLVAETRDWGMGHTEIDFSKAYTRPLEWFGCDSDRFPEYVEDMKKAYGEEEGLRKVTKGPPHACIFPNLFLAEGNIGMFEPMGVDECIHWHTPMILDGVDDALNKRLMRQSEGALGPAAFLLADDAVIAERTQEALGQSGGWLDLSRGLEREHQEGDVTVGHLTDEVTNRGFWHHYRTVMKGPAPVSRLERAA; encoded by the coding sequence ATGTCTCAGACTTCCAGTCAACAGCCCCCGGCTGGGCAGCCCAGCTACGATTCGTTGATCCTCAAGGATCGCATCCATGGCTCACTTTATACCGACCCTTCTATCTATGAAGACGAAATGCAGAGAATTTTTCGCGAGGGATGGGTTTACGTCTGCCATGAAACCGAGATTCCGAAGCGCGGAGATTTCGTTCGCAGGCGGATCGCTGGCGATCCGATCTTTGCGATCCGGGCCGCTGATGATCGAGTAAACATTTTTGCCAACCGCTGCGCCCATCGCGGGAATCTGTTGTGCACCGACGACAAGGGTTCGGCGCGCGCGATCGTCTGCAAGTATCATGGCTGGGCCTACGATCTGGACGGCAAGCTTGTCGACGTGCCGTATCCGGCAGGACTCACTTGTGATCGAGGTGAGCTAGGGCTCAAGGCGCTTCCGCGCATTGACAGCTATCGTGGCTTTTACTTCGCTAGCTTTGCAGCCGAGGGAATTTCGCTTCGTGAACATCTGGGTCAGGCGACGCAGTTGATCGATCGTACTTGCGAGATGTCGCCAACCGGTAAGCTGAAACTCGATGCTGGCTGGGTGCAGCACCGCTTCCGGTCCAATTGGAAAATGCTGCCGGAAAACGACGTTGACGGTTACCATGTCAATTTCGTCCATCCTTCTTTTGCCGAGGCCATTCGTTCAAACTACGATTCCGCCGCATTCAAGAACGAAGAGGAAGATCTGGTTGCGGAAACCCGCGATTGGGGGATGGGTCACACCGAAATTGACTTCAGCAAGGCGTATACAAGGCCGCTCGAGTGGTTCGGATGCGATTCTGATCGCTTCCCGGAATATGTTGAAGATATGAAGAAGGCTTATGGCGAGGAAGAAGGGTTGCGCAAGGTCACGAAGGGGCCGCCCCACGCATGTATCTTCCCCAATCTATTCCTAGCCGAAGGCAATATCGGTATGTTTGAGCCGATGGGTGTTGATGAATGTATTCACTGGCACACCCCGATGATTTTGGACGGCGTCGATGATGCGCTGAATAAACGCCTGATGCGCCAGTCGGAAGGTGCACTTGGCCCTGCGGCATTCCTCCTTGCGGATGACGCTGTCATTGCTGAGCGCACTCAGGAAGCTTTAGGTCAGTCTGGCGGTTGGCTCGACCTCAGCCGTGGTCTGGAGCGCGAGCATCAAGAGGGTGACGTGACGGTTGGTCACTTGACTGATGAAGTGACCAATCGCGGGTTCTGGCATCACTATCGGACTGTAATGAAAGGGCCGGCGCCTGTTAGCCGGCTAGAGCGTGCCGCGTGA
- a CDS encoding TetR family transcriptional regulator, whose translation MARNRSEGVVDKSRADDIVWAAAALFARQGFDRTSVREIAEVVEIASGTLFYHFETKDDLLEAIIRKGIAEGYSSMQKALSRAPNGPLSRFRTLAEAHIEGIHGEFRDVHRVWIREWGRLSSQARARMRPEAHKYRELLEEILTELEITGHLRTEPAMMRHVLMPALNWTTSWANVTTRKARQQLARQICATSLNLTISEFDELLEQETLKLAPA comes from the coding sequence ATGGCTCGCAACCGGTCCGAAGGTGTTGTCGACAAATCACGCGCAGACGATATCGTGTGGGCGGCCGCCGCGCTATTCGCCCGGCAAGGGTTCGATCGCACCTCGGTAAGAGAGATCGCGGAAGTGGTGGAAATCGCTTCAGGCACACTCTTCTATCATTTCGAAACAAAAGATGATCTTCTCGAGGCAATAATTCGTAAGGGAATTGCGGAAGGCTACAGCTCGATGCAGAAGGCCTTGTCTCGCGCTCCGAATGGTCCGCTTTCCCGTTTCCGCACATTGGCCGAGGCTCACATCGAGGGCATTCATGGTGAGTTCCGTGACGTGCATCGGGTGTGGATAAGAGAGTGGGGCAGGCTGAGTTCTCAGGCGCGCGCGCGAATGAGGCCGGAAGCCCACAAATACCGGGAGCTTCTTGAAGAAATCCTGACCGAACTGGAGATCACAGGACACCTGCGGACTGAGCCGGCCATGATGCGGCATGTTTTGATGCCCGCGCTTAACTGGACCACATCTTGGGCGAACGTAACCACGCGCAAAGCGAGGCAACAACTCGCACGACAAATTTGTGCCACATCCCTGAACCTTACGATCAGCGAGTTTGACGAATTGCTAGAGCAAGAAACCTTAAAGCTAGCGCCTGCTTGA
- a CDS encoding SDR family NAD(P)-dependent oxidoreductase, which translates to MTDAIEKTGRVAIITGSTRGIGNSVAAELASAGFNVVISSRRSETCEEVAEQINQAQGQNLAIACSADIADKSALEDLVSETVSVFGRLDCMVCNAASSSYFGPLRKTPDEDFEHMLQNNIVSAHWLTQASIPHMEKIGGGSVIYIASISGFRAYDSIGAYSVSKSGLLQLARNYARELGPSNIRVNAISPGVVETDFSRSTLANPEVRAEYESATCLGRLALPDDIAPTAAFLAGPGAAFITGQNIVIDGGASV; encoded by the coding sequence ATGACAGATGCAATTGAGAAAACCGGACGCGTTGCAATCATAACAGGATCAACACGTGGGATTGGAAATTCGGTTGCGGCCGAATTGGCGAGCGCCGGCTTTAACGTGGTGATTTCCTCCAGACGAAGCGAGACCTGCGAAGAGGTAGCGGAACAGATCAATCAAGCGCAGGGCCAAAACCTCGCGATCGCATGCAGCGCAGACATTGCGGACAAATCAGCGCTGGAAGATCTCGTTAGTGAAACGGTTTCGGTATTTGGCAGACTTGATTGCATGGTCTGCAACGCGGCCTCGTCCTCTTACTTTGGCCCCTTGCGAAAGACGCCAGACGAAGACTTCGAACATATGCTTCAGAACAATATCGTGTCAGCGCATTGGCTGACGCAGGCTTCGATACCGCATATGGAAAAGATTGGTGGCGGGTCAGTAATCTATATCGCGTCAATCAGCGGTTTTCGCGCTTATGATTCTATCGGTGCCTATTCCGTTTCCAAGTCGGGCCTGCTGCAACTGGCGCGCAATTATGCCCGCGAACTTGGCCCCAGCAATATCAGGGTTAATGCTATTTCTCCCGGTGTAGTTGAAACTGACTTTTCCCGATCAACGCTCGCAAATCCCGAAGTCAGGGCCGAATACGAATCTGCAACCTGCCTCGGACGTCTTGCACTGCCGGACGACATAGCGCCCACGGCAGCATTCCTCGCGGGACCTGGCGCCGCATTCATTACCGGCCAGAATATCGTGATTGATGGTGGCGCGTCCGTTTAG
- the gcvT gene encoding glycine cleavage system aminomethyltransferase GcvT, with protein sequence MSETEVPPSDEAQDTASESLPLDAWHRAHGGRMVPFAGYEMPIQYAGEHGGIIAEHNWTRQSASLFDVSHMGQLVVSGEGATAALEALLPGDFSSLEPGNMRYSLLLDESGGIMDDLIVTNISRDGKEEFYIVVNGACKWDDIAHMREHLPDDIVLNYMDEQSLLALQGPQAAAVLGSLFPGVADGLSFMQSTGFEWDGVMVGVGRSGYTGEDGFEINCPSSHVVKLADMLVADDRVHPAGLGARDSLRLEAGLPLYGHDLTTQADPVSAGLLFALTRSRRESGGWMGHGPVSKVLADGPAQKRVGLALQGRMPAREGAGIFSGDKQVGTLTSGGFSPTLGYPIAMGYVDTPLAAKDTALEIEVRGKRLPAIVTPLPFVPTRYHRKGA encoded by the coding sequence ATGAGTGAAACCGAAGTTCCCCCCTCCGATGAAGCGCAGGACACTGCTTCCGAATCGCTGCCGCTTGACGCATGGCATCGCGCCCATGGCGGGCGCATGGTGCCGTTTGCCGGCTATGAAATGCCGATCCAATATGCCGGCGAGCATGGCGGCATCATTGCCGAACATAATTGGACGCGGCAATCCGCCAGCCTGTTCGATGTCAGCCACATGGGTCAGCTTGTCGTATCGGGCGAAGGTGCCACCGCCGCCCTGGAGGCATTGTTGCCGGGCGATTTTTCATCGCTGGAACCGGGCAATATGCGCTATTCGCTGCTGCTGGATGAAAGTGGCGGCATAATGGATGATCTCATCGTCACAAATATCAGCCGTGACGGAAAAGAAGAATTCTACATTGTCGTGAACGGCGCATGCAAATGGGATGATATCGCCCATATGCGTGAACATCTGCCCGATGACATCGTGCTCAACTACATGGACGAACAGTCCCTTCTGGCCTTGCAGGGGCCGCAGGCTGCCGCCGTTCTTGGCTCTCTCTTCCCCGGTGTGGCTGATGGATTGAGCTTCATGCAGAGCACTGGTTTTGAATGGGATGGTGTCATGGTGGGCGTGGGCCGATCGGGCTATACCGGTGAAGACGGCTTCGAGATCAACTGTCCCTCTTCCCATGTCGTCAAACTGGCCGATATGCTGGTGGCTGATGACCGGGTCCACCCGGCCGGACTGGGCGCTCGTGACAGCCTGCGCCTGGAAGCGGGTCTGCCGCTTTACGGGCATGACCTGACGACCCAGGCCGATCCGGTCAGCGCCGGACTTTTGTTCGCGCTCACCAGGTCACGCCGTGAAAGCGGGGGGTGGATGGGCCACGGTCCGGTCAGCAAGGTGCTTGCCGATGGCCCTGCGCAAAAGCGCGTCGGTCTGGCGCTGCAAGGGCGCATGCCCGCCCGCGAAGGTGCCGGAATCTTCTCTGGCGATAAACAGGTCGGCACGCTTACCAGCGGCGGCTTTTCGCCTACTCTCGGCTATCCAATAGCTATGGGATATGTCGATACGCCATTGGCCGCAAAAGATACTGCACTCGAAATTGAAGTGCGCGGCAAGCGCCTTCCTGCAATTGTAACACCACTTCCCTTCGTCCCCACCCGCTATCACCGCAAAGGAGCCTGA
- the gcvH gene encoding glycine cleavage system protein GcvH: MARYFTEEHEWIEVDGDTATVGITDYAQEQLGDVVFVEVPQEGGELTKGGEAAVVESVKAASDVYAPISGKVIESNGALEGDPELVNTSPEEEGWFFKLTISDAAELEGLMDAKAYKAFCDSL, encoded by the coding sequence GTGGCACGATATTTCACCGAAGAACATGAATGGATCGAAGTCGATGGCGACACAGCAACGGTCGGCATTACTGATTACGCGCAGGAACAGCTGGGCGATGTCGTGTTCGTCGAGGTGCCGCAAGAAGGTGGCGAACTGACCAAGGGCGGCGAAGCGGCCGTAGTCGAAAGCGTAAAGGCCGCCAGCGATGTCTATGCCCCCATTTCAGGCAAGGTGATTGAAAGCAATGGCGCGCTGGAAGGTGATCCTGAACTGGTCAACACCTCACCCGAAGAAGAAGGCTGGTTCTTCAAGCTGACAATTTCCGATGCTGCAGAACTGGAAGGGTTGATGGACGCCAAGGCCTATAAGGCATTCTGCGATTCGCTCTGA
- the gcvPA gene encoding aminomethyl-transferring glycine dehydrogenase subunit GcvPA: MRYLPLTETDRAAMLDAIGAPSVDALFCDVPADQYLDAPVEGLPLHASEMAVEKHMRQLSKKNLAAADAPFFLGAGAYRHHVPASVDHLIQRGEFLTAYTPYQPEIAQGTLQMLFEFQTQVARLYGCAVANASMYDGSTACWEAVAMAGRVTRKKRVVLSGALHPHYAEVVRTMAKFTVDEIAGAALSLTALPDDDGLIARIDDKTSCVVVQYPDILGRIPDLPRLAEATHAARALLIVVNTEPVALGALESPGDLGADIVVGEGQSIGVGLQFGGPYLGLFAIADPKLARQMPGRLCGETVDADGKRGFVLTLSTREQHIRREKATSNICTNSGLCALAFSIHMTLLGEKGLTALAAENHRLACIAADRLAQLPGVNLLNENFFNEFTLMLGVDARPVVRKLASMGVLGGVGMGKLFPDSDEVKHGLLVTVTETVSEDDIARLASALEEVLP; encoded by the coding sequence ATGCGCTATCTTCCCCTGACCGAAACTGACCGTGCAGCGATGCTCGATGCGATTGGCGCGCCAAGCGTGGATGCATTGTTCTGCGACGTTCCAGCCGATCAATATCTCGATGCGCCTGTCGAAGGCCTGCCGCTGCATGCTAGCGAAATGGCGGTTGAAAAACACATGCGGCAATTGTCGAAGAAGAACCTCGCCGCAGCCGATGCGCCGTTTTTCCTGGGTGCAGGCGCTTATCGCCACCACGTGCCCGCCAGTGTCGATCACCTGATCCAGCGCGGCGAATTCCTCACCGCTTATACGCCCTATCAGCCCGAAATCGCGCAAGGCACCTTGCAGATGCTGTTTGAATTCCAGACGCAGGTGGCGCGGCTTTATGGCTGCGCGGTGGCGAATGCCTCTATGTATGATGGCTCCACCGCCTGCTGGGAAGCGGTGGCGATGGCAGGGCGCGTGACGCGCAAGAAGCGCGTGGTTCTGTCGGGCGCACTGCATCCGCATTACGCCGAGGTCGTGCGCACAATGGCGAAATTCACCGTGGACGAGATTGCCGGTGCCGCACTCAGCCTCACCGCGTTGCCCGATGATGACGGGCTGATTGCGCGTATTGATGACAAGACAAGTTGCGTTGTTGTGCAATATCCGGACATTCTGGGCCGCATTCCCGATCTGCCGCGCCTTGCAGAGGCAACGCATGCCGCCCGCGCCTTGCTTATAGTGGTCAATACAGAGCCGGTGGCATTAGGGGCGCTGGAATCGCCGGGCGATCTTGGGGCTGATATCGTGGTCGGCGAAGGGCAGTCGATCGGCGTGGGCCTGCAATTTGGCGGGCCTTATCTTGGCCTTTTTGCGATTGCTGATCCCAAGCTTGCGCGTCAGATGCCAGGTCGTCTGTGCGGAGAAACGGTAGATGCGGATGGCAAGCGCGGCTTCGTGCTGACCCTTTCGACCCGCGAACAGCATATCCGACGCGAAAAAGCGACGAGCAATATTTGCACCAATAGCGGATTGTGCGCCTTGGCGTTTTCAATCCATATGACCTTGCTCGGTGAAAAAGGGCTGACGGCGCTGGCAGCAGAAAACCACAGGCTCGCCTGCATCGCGGCGGATCGGCTGGCGCAATTGCCTGGCGTGAACCTTCTCAACGAGAATTTCTTTAATGAATTTACACTGATGCTGGGTGTGGATGCCCGCCCTGTGGTGCGCAAGCTGGCCAGCATGGGTGTGCTGGGCGGCGTCGGCATGGGCAAGCTCTTTCCCGATAGTGATGAGGTGAAGCACGGTCTGCTCGTCACTGTGACCGAAACCGTTAGCGAGGACGATATCGCCCGTCTTGCCTCCGCGCTTGAGGAGGTGCTGCCATGA